In Roseofilum casamattae BLCC-M143, the following are encoded in one genomic region:
- a CDS encoding YHS domain-containing (seleno)protein, with translation MLKKILVILALNASLVALVSCGSSSESTSSDRSSTATEVESDRQLDFSLNLDERGRALRGYDPVAYFSEGKPVEGNAEFTLDWNEATWYFANADNRDRFAANPEKFAPANGGYCTFGIVLAKKFDGDPNVWSLYENKLYVFLNEEVKDKFFKDPTGNLKKVTDTWPSIASKSPAEL, from the coding sequence ATGTTAAAAAAAATTCTTGTTATCTTAGCTTTAAATGCTTCTTTGGTCGCATTAGTTAGCTGTGGCTCTAGTTCGGAATCTACCAGTAGCGATCGCAGTTCTACGGCTACTGAAGTTGAAAGCGATCGCCAACTCGATTTTAGCTTAAATCTAGACGAGCGAGGACGTGCTTTAAGAGGCTACGATCCGGTTGCATATTTTTCTGAGGGTAAGCCAGTTGAAGGAAACGCAGAATTTACCTTGGATTGGAACGAGGCAACTTGGTATTTTGCCAATGCAGATAATCGCGATCGATTTGCAGCCAATCCAGAGAAATTTGCTCCGGCAAATGGTGGATATTGTACTTTTGGAATTGTACTAGCTAAGAAATTTGACGGCGATCCAAACGTGTGGTCGTTATATGAAAATAAACTGTATGTTTTCCTCAATGAAGAGGTAAAAGATAAATTCTTTAAAGACCCCACGGGGAACTTAAAAAAAGTCACAGATACTTGGCCGAGTATTGCATCTAAATCCCCAGCAGAATTGTAA